Part of the Ziziphus jujuba cultivar Dongzao chromosome 8, ASM3175591v1 genome is shown below.
ACTAGATAACCGCATTCActtgttaatttatttgaaatcttGTCATTTGTGGGCCTCCCTGTGGCATAATCTAGTTCCACCTTTAACCTCCCCATAGTTGCAACCATAGCTGTAGTTCCTTTGCTAATAGTCCCTCCTCTAACATTTTTGCTTTGCAAATCGGATGctggaaatattaaataaacaaaaaagaatttatgtaaataaaatagaattaagAATACTGATTTAAGCAACTATTTATATGCAActaatattaaataaacaaaccCGAGAGTTAATGCTATCAGAGTTAAGTGATTAAGAATACTGATTTGATGAATGTATCCTAGTGTTTGTGTATACGTTATGTGCAAGTAGTGTTCTAATCTAAACAAGTTCATCAATATGTTGAACAGCAAAAGAATGAGAAGGGCAAAGTTCATCTATTCTAGAGAGTAAGTAAGACCAACGGGTGTTTTTTCCATGAGAATTGCATATAACATGTCTTAGTATgctcaaattattttatttttgtagtttgAGGCTAACTCTGGGTATCAAAATCATTGTATGTTGAATTTTTATGTGTCTCTAATATCATGgattaaaataaacatattttgatCCAGCCAACTACTGTTGTGAATCATAATAGATTTCTGTACCAAATATTTTTTAGCCACTTCAATAAATGATGCTACCCCATCAACATATTCTCTAGAAAGTCGATTTGAAAGACCGATCCAACTTTTTGAACTTTCGTATGCCTTACTGATAAAAACACTAATGTCCCTAATGTTTGGTAATATATCGACTAGATTCCTTCAGGTTTCAATACCATCAATTTAGTGTTTTTCGCCAATAGCTACACAATGGCTATACTCGCAATTACATAATTACCATAATGGTTAATATCTTTCAAAGCTCCTGATGTTTCGTAATATATCAACAAACTCCCTAAGGTTTAAACAGTTGTTTtacatttttagttttttggccTTTTCATCTTTGTATCTGATTatcaatatatgtattttaccttctcaaaattttggtattgttgttaattttttaaagaaaaatttatgtaactatatattataattatatatatagttatatgtatatatataacaatatatattgttGTTATTTTGGTATTGTTGTTATTTTGAGTATAACTTGTCCGAATTTATGAAGGCTAATTTTTAgaccataatttttttgtacACTTTAGATATCTAAGGAAACAACTAATCAAAGCATTGATACTTTCTTCTTGGCTAATGGACAGTGTGTTACTATTTGGATACTCATAAGATTAGAAGAAGACCTGTAGAAAATTCCTATAATTGTAAACTCATTTAGCCTTCAAACGGATAATCAATGAATACAAAATCATGAAAGAAGCAGAACAACAAGGTGAGGCATGCATGGGAAAGTAACAAAATTGTTGTATACTGTACATACCTGGCCTTCAAATGGTTCAGGAATGCATAATTGTGGCTATGAAGCTTATACCCAGTCCACTTCTCTATGCCTAATCACATGATAACACCACCAATGAAAGAGTCAGTAAAATTCACGGTAGATTGATTGAGCAACAAGATTAAGCAGTAAGCATTATAACACAGGATCGTAACCTTATATCTAATTGGCCTTATATCTAATAGATAGTggtattgcattttatttatcttcATAAAGCAATCATTATACTTAAGCCGAACCAACGCAGATATACAATTTATGGAAGTACGCTGGACGGAAAACCTTGTATAATTTCAGTTCCACAAGAAGCATGCGTAAGTAGTATTGTTAATCAACTAtttcagaaaaatatataattgaagaaATATTAACAAATTTGTTACCCAACAGAGAAGCTCCACAAAACCAAATCCTTAATGTAATATGATATGCACCACAAGTAATAAAGACAAAATGGAGCAGTCAAGAATCACTCGATCCCAGATATTCATGAATACATTCCATGACATGATTTCCACAAAACTAAAGGTGGGAAAGCTCACAATTTTTAATTACATCAACCAGATAAAGCACCATAACTTTAGCTCAGGCAATTCAATAACACAAGCACACTCAACCACTTCTACGCCAACGTGCTCTACATGAATTAACAAGGAAGATGTGAGCCTGTGAATAAGAGAGGGGTCATGTCCTTTCAGCTTAAAATGAAACAGCACATACAAAAATTCGTTTCTCACTGAAACCACCTAAACTTGTAGGAAACCAAAAGATAttttagtatttgaaaaacCAGTGCACAAAGTCCTATAACGATACTTGAATGTTACtagtcaaaaaaaataataataacaccagAAGAGCACCAAGGCTGTGGAAGGATAACTTATTTTATCTCCAATGTGAAATAGCTGAAACATTACTAGTTCTGTCAACAGCAATAAAGCATTCACAATTATGCTGAATATTTACAAAATGAAGCAAACTTCTTTGTTGATTGCCTATTCAGTAACTAAAAACcagacaaataaaaataaaaatgacattGAAACCCACCAATTCTACAACGATGATTCCAACAAGACCAATCATACAAGCTCTAGGATTCCAAATTTCAGCAGTCTTGGTGAACCCAAGAAACGAGGGATTGAATTTTGGCACTACTTTTGGCACTTCCACCTGAGATACAGAAACCCTTTTGTTAATTAACTCCCATATAATGCAAATATTGaatatgataaagaaaaaaaaaaagcccagctcataaatggaaaaaaataaaaaaaatagaaaaataataaaaaaaaacccacagaAAAGCAACATACTCGGGCAGGAGGTTTTGCGGCTTGGACCCTAACAGAGACACGAATTTTGGAGGCGTTGCGAGGCCAAATAGGATAGCAAAAAAGGGGCTGCAGAGTATGATGATTTTGTGTTACAAGTCTAGCAGGAATGAGAGAAGATGATGTTATGGTAGATGAAAGTACTGCCATTGTTTCGGGTTTGATAGGCATAGAAACTCTGTTTTCCCACCTTATCTACTCGCTCAATAGCcactcaaaaatatatttaaactaaaaatacttAAGTTTTTCTGTACACAAATTTTCCGGGGTCGTTTTTCCCCCTGTACTCTTACTGATTCCCATCCCACAAATTAACAGAAACTAGGAGCAAGCTCTGTTCCTTTCCACAATGAAATATAAGCATATTGAtaaacaaaaagtgaaaaaagtaAATAGATAAATTAGATATTATCATATCTACATCACCAAACAGAAAGGGCTCATAGcaatatccttaaaaaaaaaaaaaaaaaaaaaaaaaaaaaaaaaaaaaaaaaagacaaaaaaaaaaaaacagagcaacACCAACCTGCAGAACGGCAACAACCAGGGACCAGAACACCTTTAAACGACAACCAGCAGATCAATCGGCGACCACCAcctgcaaaaaaagaaaaagaaaaagaaaaagaaaatcaaagagaaattcgAGGAGGAATTCAAAGTGAGATTCGAAGAAGAAAATGGGTTTGCTTTAACTTTGGAGATGCAGAGAGCAGCTGGTCTTGAGGGAAGAAAGTGGGTTTGCAACGGAGATGCAACCTTTGGAAAATGATTTTgacagaaaaaaaattaaaaattaaaaaaattaaaaaaattaaaaaaaattaaaaaaaaataaaaaaagataggaGAAGGAAAAGGAGATGCAACGGAGATGGAGAGAAAAATAATGGGTTAAATCAAGTATTTTGATTATGTTTACACATTAGGACTGGCGGGACAGTGAGGCGGGATAGGCAGGCGCGAAAATTTATTATCTACTGCCTGCGAATATGTTAAAATTCTCGCCAAAAACACAAAGTACTTACCgtcaaattttatcaatttctcGGAAATAGAAATTTTTCTAAGGAAAATATATTTCGTTGGCAAATgtttcaaacaattaaaaatatataatatatgaaaattctatggtgaggacggtccgcatgagtatcgcagtattagtaacgattttttatagtattaacgacagtttttagaaaatcgtcaccaatattatgaaaaaccgtcactaatattgTGGTCGGCATGAGGACCGTCTGCAGCATAGACCaactgatataatatatataagtttttttttataaatacacccaaaaaagaataaaaaagcaatatatttaccaaataaataaaatatatatttcatccacaaatatttttaaaaaatagaatacatacaatgtaacaaatatatgtacTCTCCACTATTAAAATGCAACATAGAATGTAATGAAACTCCAAATTTAGTTGtaacctaaaataaaaagtaacttagttatatatatatatatatgtatatatgttggtgcaatttaatttatatattactaattataaaataatattactactaataataacaataataatactttatatatagttttatgtaattataatactatttattaattagcagcacatttaatttttttaacataaaaattttacatatacatGTCATAAAAAcccaaaccaaaaattaaaaaataaatatatggaaTTGTCCCCAAAAACTACAATTTTCCCAAATGTTTATTCCattattagtaataaaataaaatatttcgaatataaaaaatcatttgcaagttaaaatataaattaactaaCTTATAATGAATACTCTTATATTACtactactaatatatatatatatatatatatatgtgtgtgtgtaaatatatagttacatataattataatactagcgactattataattaattaatttttaacattaaaaatttacacatatatgtcacaaaaaatatatgataattttcccaaaaatatgttttttgaaaaaaaaaatttacaacttttacccataaaattgttaaatttcaTTGGCAACACTTAAATTTGCCgaggaaatttttaaatttgctgGAAAAAGTTTATTCCATTACAAAAAACAAGTAAGGTATACAGAAAAGGTAACAATTAAATGCAAGTTAggatagaaaataatttatatgttcaaaaatttaaaaatccaaaacaaagcaTGCGGCAGATATGTAAAATTTTGtcggcaatttttttttcttttttttactacctccaaaccaaaatttaaagatatagtatatattaattagaaacaaataaaatacacagatttactaaataataataataataataattcaaaaatatatattttggattcACCTTTTACCAACAATTGTGTTGCTGGATGGTAAAAGGTGTAATAACTCACATACCTTTTGCCGAGAAAATTCTAATTGTCACTGAAAGGTACCTTTTTTGTCAACTAATTTAATTTCGTCGGTAATTGTTTGGTTTTTACTGACAATATCTAAATTTGTCGGCTATGACTTTTTCCGACGAATTTTTATTTCGTCGGTAAATGTTATGTTTTGCCAACAACATTAAGTAATCGTCGGTAAAAGGCAATCCAATACCGGCAAAATTGAACTTTCCTCGGTAAAAATGTAACATTTGCCGACAATTTTACTTTTTCGTCGCAAAAAGTATAGTTTTTACCGAGGAATACGTTTTTTGCTGGTAATGATCTCTTTGGCAACAAAAATTTAATCGTCGGTAAAAATTTCGTCACTAAAGGCTCATTTTCTTGTAGTGccataaaaagaaattgaagaagaagaataatgaaaaaaaaccttaaaaaaaaaaaaaaggaaggagaaaAGGAAGCGCCTTttgagagatatatatatatatatattttatttgcaaaggaaaaagaagaatggATGAAGATTTTTGCTGATCGGCACCGTTGTGAGGTAGCTTTTGTAGTGGGGGATTTTGTGTATCTTAAGTTCCAACCGTATCGGCAAACCTCGGTAGCTTTTCGAGCATCACTCAAGCTTGCCCCACGTTTTTACGGGCCTTATGAGGTGCTGGAGCGTGTGGGTACCGTAGCTTACAAGTTGGCGTTGCCACCAGGGTCAAAAATTCACAATGTATTTCATGTGAGTCTCTTACGCAAACACATGGGGAAATTGCCAGTGGTTTCACAGCAACTGCCACCAATTTCGGATGAAGCTACGATTTTGCCTCGGCCAGAAGCTGGCCTTGACCGCCGAGTGACACAAAAGGGTCATTATCGGCCAAAAACAGAAGTGCTAATCAAGTGACAAGGGCTGCCTGAGGAAGACGCTACATGGGAAAATGCATGGCGGTTTGTGCGCACCTATCCAGATTTCCTCCTTGAGGACAAGGAGTCTTAAGGGGGGGAGAATGTTGGGTCACATTGGTTGCATGGCCCATGCAGGTCTTACATGGCCAATTAGTGGGATTGTGGGGCTGTTAAGAATGGGTCTAATACTGGTGCTATTATCTTTAGTAGTGGatagaataaaattagttaatatattattgttattttgtttagttGTTATTTCAGTTGTAGGCATGGCCGTATTGTGGGTAGGGGCAGTTAGTGGTAGTAGTGGGGCCGAATATTTTGGAAGCCATTTCTTGATTCTTGTTATGTAGGGGTATATATATTGTACCGTAGGAATGAAATAGGGCATCAGATAAAGTTTATTAACCTTCTCtctaactttctctctctagtctCTCTCTCTAGAATATTTCTCTGTTCTTCTATAACCGAAACAGGGGAGTTCCTTCCTTTTCTACCTCTTCCTTTTCATTGCTTTGAAATTCTGAACCTATCAACACACCTCactaccccccccccccccccccccccaaagaaagaaagagctaAGAATCTGCCAGGTGTgctacccccccccccccccccccctccccaaAAATCGCATGAATTTAAGAGGGTGCATTCAATTTCTAGTTGTAATgacttttaatgatttttttttaagtgatagatttttatggattttaatggatttaaataaagtttataaaagtATGATAGGCTTTCATAGACTTTCATTTTAATGACTTTTAAcgacttttaaaaatatttataatataaccaTAAAAAGTATAATctacttaaaaatgaaaatgagaaaattatcaaaaattaaacgAACAATCCATTACTACTAACAGATAATAAAAACAtctaatattcatttttttaaaataccaacAATCTCATTGttatgtgtaaaaaaaaaaaatctattgttcattatcattaaaatgttCAACATCATTCCACATATTAGCACCTATAGCATCTCTCCATTGATTTGCATGCTCTCTTTGTTCTTCTTGAGTCTTAATAATTGGTTTAGAATCATCCTCCTCATTAACCGGTATTGCTAAAGATGATGAACCTTCATCATCTTGTTCTTCTGGAAACTCATCAGCATGACACTCTTTGCGCAAAAAGTTATGTAATCCTACACAAGCTAAAACTAATTCTACTTGTGTATCAAATGGAAATGGAGGAGCTATTTTGAAAATTGTAAACtgtgatttaaatataccaAATATTCTCTCAATTGTATTTCTCAGTGAAGCATGACGATGATTGAATAATTTATTTGGAGTTTCAGGGTCACGACCTTGACCTAAAAAATCTTGAAGATGATAACGAATAAATTGAAAAGGAGCCAAAAATTGACATCGATTTGGAAATCCACAATCCACCAAAAAAACTTTACCTAACCATATAATACTTGTATAATTAGTAAGCAATACGTAACAtgtataattagaaaaaaaaagtaagaataataataaatacatgaataaataaatatataaataccttGTGGTGCTTTAAGTCCATTCCTCCTTGATAGAGTATCATTTAATACTTTTGAATCATGAGCAGATCCTTCCCACCAACTAAGCACATACATAAATTCTAAATCAAAGTTGCAAGCTGCTAAAacattttgtgaaattattccATGACGATTACGGTAACTGCTTACATCACG
Proteins encoded:
- the LOC132805071 gene encoding uncharacterized protein LOC132805071; translated protein: MYVLSWWEGSAHDSKVLNDTLSKVFLVDCGFPNRCQFLAPFQFIRYHLQDFLGQGRDPETPNKLFNHRHASLRNTIERIFGIFKSQFTIFKIAPPFPFDTQVELVLACVGLHNFLRKECHADEFPEEQDDEGSSSLAIPVNEEDDSKPIIKTQEEQREHANQWRDAIGANMWNDVEHFNDNEQ